The Oncorhynchus mykiss isolate Arlee chromosome 20, USDA_OmykA_1.1, whole genome shotgun sequence genome includes a region encoding these proteins:
- the LOC118942051 gene encoding uncharacterized protein LOC118942051 isoform X8: protein MVQVLQIKVVSKKVVAAQQATSATKEGCCSTTSHISHQRRLLQHNKPHQPPKKVVAAQQATSATKEGCCSTTSHISHQRRLLQHNKPHQPPKKVVAAQQATSATKEGCCSTTSHISHQRRLLQHNKPHQPPKKVVAAQQATSATKEGCCSTTSHISHQRRLLQHNKPHQPPKKVVAAQQATSATKEGCCSTTSHISHQRRLLQHNKPHQPPKKVVAAQQATSATKEGCCSTTSHISHQRRLLQHNKPHQPPKKVVAAQQATSATKEGCCSTTSHISHQRRLLQHNKPHQPPKKVVAAQQATSATKEGCCSTTSHISHQRRLLQHNKPHQPPKKVVAAQQATSATKEGCCSTTSHISHQRRLLQHNKPHQPPKKGMRDVFSVRSCFQSRDWIRCQQCRRWSHELCSNCTGDSLMCDLGTN from the coding sequence atggtgCAGGTTCTTCAAATAAAAGTTGTCTCAAAGAAGGTTGTTGCAGCACAACAAGCCACATCAGCCACCAAAGAAGGTTGTTGCAGCACAACAAGCCACATCAGCCACCAAAGAAGGTTGTTGCAGCACAACAAGCCACATCAGCCACCAAAGAAGGTTGTTGCAGCACAACAAGCCACATCAGCCACCAAAGAAGGTTGTTGCAGCACAACAAGCCACATCAGCCACCAAAGAAGGTTGTTGCAGCACAACAAGCCACATCAGCCACCAAAGAAGGTTGTTGCAGCACAACAAGCCACATCAGCCACCAAAGAAGGTTGTTGCAGCACAACAAGCCACATCAGCCACCAAAGAAGGTTGTTGCAGCACAACAAGCCACATCAGCCACCAAAGAAGGTTGTTGCAGCACAACAAGCCACATCAGCCACCAAAGAAGGTTGTTGCAGCACAACAAGCCACATCAGCCACCAAAGAAGGTTGTTGCAGCACAACAAGCCACATCAGCCACCAAAGAAGGTTGTTGCAGCACAACAAGCCACATCAGCCACCAAAGAAGGTTGTTGCAGCACAACAAGCCACATCAGCCACCAAAGAAGGTTGTTGCAGCACAACAAGCCACATCAGCCACCAAAGAAGGTTGTTGCAGCACAACAAGCCACATCAGCCACCAAAGAAGGTTGTTGCAGCACAACAAGCCACATCAGCCACCAAAGAAGGTTGTTGCAGCACAACAAGCCACATCAGCCACCAAAGAAGGTTGTTGCAGCACAACAAGCCACATCAGCCACCAAAGAAGGTTGTTGCAGCACAACAAGCCACATCAGCCACCAAAGAAGGTTGTTGCAGCACAACAAGCCACATCAGCCACCAAAGAAGGTTGTTGCAGCACAACAAGCCACATCAGCCACCAAAGAAGGTTGTTGCAGCACAACAAGCCACATCAGCCACCAAAGAAGGTTGTTGCAGCACAACAAGCCACATCAGCCACCAAAGAAGGTTGTTGCAGCACAACAAGCCACATCAGCCACCAAAGAAGGTTGTTGCAGCACAACAAGCCACATCAGCCACCAAAGAAGGTTGTTGCAGCACAACAAGCCACATCAGCCACCAAAGAAAGGGATGCGGGATGTATTTTCTGTGAGGAGCTGTTTTCAGTCACGGGACTGGATTAGATGTCAGCAGTGCAGGAGGTGGTCTCATGAGTTGTGCTCCAATTGTACTGGGGATAGCTTAATGTGTGACCTAGGTACAAATTAG